Proteins co-encoded in one Salvia splendens isolate huo1 chromosome 4, SspV2, whole genome shotgun sequence genomic window:
- the LOC121800612 gene encoding uncharacterized protein LOC121800612 produces MGLSRRKLNQLMVAPIPRCFHRDYDAKTPHRRSRSAAVIRLVKSDGMVAIYDTPVTASELMEEFPKHMVCRSDCFYIGQVTPALSHHDRLLPGHNYFLLPANFFQSALSFATFLRCRTAAAGPPPFELEKTAAGGLRVKVTEEMIVQRQKEMEAEAEVARRIVRVCTTPQLRKDYEMLVGRRLQWKPKLDSISEQKSRKILRKTKSNVV; encoded by the coding sequence ATGGGATTGAGCCGCCGCAAGCTCAATCAGCTAATGGTCGCCCCTATCCCCCGCTGCTTCCACCGCGACTACGACGCAAAAACCCCCCACCGCCGCAGCCGCTCCGCCGCCGTTATCCGCCTCGTCAAATCCGATGGCATGGTCGCCATCTACGACACCCCCGTGACCGCCTCGGAGCTGATGGAGGAGTTCCCCAAGCACATGGTTTGCCGCTCCGACTGCTTCTACATCGGGCAGGTCACCCCCGCCCTCTCCCACCACGACCGCCTCCTCCCCGGCCACAATTACTTCCTCCTCCCGGCCAATTTCTTCCAGTCCGCCCTCTCATTCGCCACCTTCCTCCGATGCCGCACCGCCGCCGCCGGCCCGCCGCCTTTCGAGCTCGAGAAGACCGCCGCGGGGGGGCTGCGGGTCAAGGTCACCGAGGAGATGATCGTGCAGCGGCAGAAGGAaatggaggcggaggcggaggtggCGCGCCGGATCGTCAGGGTCTGCACGACGCCGCAGCTGCGCAAGGACTATGAGATGCTTGTGGGGCGGCGATTGCAGTGGAAGCCCAAGCTCGACTCCATTTCCGAGCAGAAGAGCAGGAAGATTTTGAGGAAAACTAAATCGAATGTCGTTTGA
- the LOC121800613 gene encoding uncharacterized protein LOC121800613, with product MKEKSSRLKQLISMVSCMTRAKCIAVRSKTDAMTERLMLTSLTLLSKKKSFSIAAKINHIFHHHESGDEIDDDDPSKAIVLYSSDSAASCCKDISGGCETIREFYGGDDDDDDDKYPDLRHSLFEEEEEKELAELLDDPNSSISAIDMVKNSKESGESFNLEDDINQVADLFITKFHKRMRLQKLLSFKRYQQMLDTTHST from the coding sequence ATGAAGGAAAAAAGTTCGAGGTTGAAGCAGCTGATATCAATGGTGAGTTGTATGACCAGAGCCAAATGCATAGCCGTCAGAAGCAAAACCGACGCCATGACAGAGCGCCTCATGCTCACATCGCTCACGCTTCTCTCCAAGAAGAAGAGCTTCTCCATCGCCGCCAAGATCAACCACATTTTCCACCACCACGAATCTGGCGACGAAATCGACGACGATGATCCAAGCAAGGCGATCGTCCTCTACAGCAGCGACTCCGCGGCCAGCTGCTGCAAAGACATCAGCGGCGGATGTGAAACTATACGAGAATTCTacggcggcgacgacgacgacgatgatgatAAATATCCAGATCTGAGGCACTCGTTGttcgaggaggaggaggagaaggagctGGCGGAGCTGCTGGATGATCCGAATTCGTCGATATCGGCCATAGATATGGTGAAGAATTCCAAGGAGAGCGGCGAGAGTTTCAATCTGGAAGATGATATCAATCAAGTGGCGGATTTGTTCATCACCAAATTCCACAAGCGGATGCGCTTGCAGAAGCTGCTCTCATTCAAGCGCTATCAGCAAATGCTCGACACCACTCATTCTACGTGA
- the LOC121798409 gene encoding protein indeterminate-domain 12-like → MFFFVDPDAEVVALSPRTLMATNRYICEVCHKGFQRDQNLQLHRRGHNLPWKLKQRPATQAKKRVYVCPEPNCVHHNPARALGDLTGIKKHYCRKHGDKKWKCDKCSKRYAVQSDWKAHAKICGTREYRCDCGTIFSRKDSFVTHRAFCDALNEENYMAKHNAGEAMVQNHAEEVMSASADLSCHEPLSLSTHGMMMAGSFNPFYSPRTLKAAAIGGLSSPPLAANSSYTSATALLQRAAQMGSKTSDGTSLSPTLLRGFTGYLTQTRNIADKGSSEAGFNAAAPLISTASSGMLRGDVAEMGLYDLSVFMGSSGGGHSTGLVLQEQEKMTVDFLGVAPPTFSGATEYEDERQCLEDVHSQW, encoded by the exons atgtttttttttgtagatCCTGATGCAGAAGTGGTGGCCTTATCACCGAGAACTCTAATGGCGACGAACCGGTACATTTGCGAAGTGTGCCAcaaaggattccaacgagatcagAATCTGCAGCTGCACAGGAGAGGCCACAACCTGCCATGGAAGCTGAAGCAGAGGCCTGCCACACAAGCCAAGAAGCGGGTCTACGTCTGCCCGGAGCCCAACTGTGTGCACCACAACCCTGCCCGCGCCCTTGGCGACCTCACTGGCATCAAGAAGCACTACTGCAGGAAGCACGGAGACAAGAAGTGGAAGTGTGACAAGTGCTCCAAGCGCTACGCTGTCCAGTCCGACTGGAAGGCGCATGCCAAGATCTGTGGCACCCGCGAGTACCGCTGCGACTGTGGCACCATCTTCTCACG GAAGGACAGTTTCGTGACTCACAGAGCGTTCTGCGACGCTTTGAACGAGGAGAATTATATGGCGAAGCATAACGCTGGTGAAGCAATGGTGCAAAACCATGCTGAAGAAGTCATGTCTGCTTCTGCAGATTTATCATGTCATGAACCATTGTCATTGAGCACGCATGGGATGATGATGGCCGGCAGTTTCAATCCATTTTACAGTCCAAGAACTCTAAAAGCGGCCGCCATTGGGGGACTGAGTAGTCCCCCTTTAGCAGCAAACTCTTCTTACACATCAGCAACTGCGTTGCTGCAGAGGGCTGCACAAATGGGCTCAAAAACCAGTGACGGTACTTCTCTGTCTCCAACTCTTCTTAGAGGATTCACAGGCTACCTCACTCAAACTCGAAACATCGCAGACAAGGGCTCTTCTGAGGCTGGTTTCAATGCAGCCGCGCCCCTAATATCCACTGCTTCGAGTGGAATGCTTAGAGGTGATGTTGCAGAGATGGGCTTATATGATCTTTCGGTGTTTATGGGTTCATCAGGCGGCGGCCATTCCACCGGGCTAGTTCTCCAGGAGCAAGAGAAGATGACTGTTGATTTCTTGGGAGTGGCACCTCCAACTTTTTCGGGTGCAACAGAGTATGAGGATGAAAGGCAGTGCTTAGAGGATGTGCATTCCCAATGGTAG
- the LOC121799090 gene encoding potassium transporter 5-like — protein MAEPHHNTETAPEEAAENEAGIKERKVSWAKLRRVDSLNMEAGNVSFKPTHHASTQVSWGRTLSLAFQSVGIIYGDIGTSPLYVFDSSFDGSIKHKDDILGVLSLIIYTFVLIPMIKYVFIVLWANDNGDGGTFALYSLICRYAKVGLIPNDQPEDRQLSNYRLDTPSNQLRRAQKIKHALERSLTAKIILFLATILGTAMVIGDGVLTPSISVLSAVEGIKGLGQDAVVYISIAILIILFSVQRFGTDKIGYSFAPAVCTWFMLIAGLGLYNLFKHDITVLRAFNPVYIIDYFKRNGKEGWVSLGGVVLCITGTEAMFADLGHFNVPAVQMSFSGIVFPSLLTAYIGQAAYLSKFPDHIGRTFYDSVPDPLYWPTFVVANAAAIIASQAMISGAFAIISQSLSLSCFPRVKVVHTSAKYEGQVYIPEINYLLMIACVLVTYGFKTTEKIGHAYGIAVVAVMVITTLMVTLIMLMIWKTKIWWILSFFIVFMSLEMLYFSSVLYKFTQGGYLPLALSIVLMTMMAIWHYAQQKRYVFELGNKVSSGHVQELVKSNGVARLPGIGLLYSELVQGIPPMFPHFISNIPSMHNVVIFVSIKSIPISKVAREERFLFRQVEPLDARIFRCVVRYGYKDLIEESDEFERQLVDNLKEFIRHEHFMNTTAASDQHHHHHAPIIAESSPIARKSTSSVVHVEEALHAPPRVSSASIQSFGAGRSANSSDGVRTVAVPSGAEEETRAVEAAMEQGVFYLIGEVEVVAAQESSWMKKFVINYAYSFLRKNFRQGEKMLAIPRNRLLRVGMTYEV, from the exons ATGGCGGAGCCGCACCACAACACGGAAACGGCGCCGGAAGAAGCCGCTGAAAATGAGGCCGGTATCAAGGAGAGGAAGGTCTCGTGGGCCAAGCTCCGCCGCGTAGACTCCCTCAACATGGAGGCCGGAAATGTTTCCTTCAAGCCCACCCATCACGCCTCCACCCAG GTAAGTTGGGGGAGGACATTGAGCCTAGCGTTCCAAAGCGTGGGAATAATATACGGAGACATCGGAACGTCGCCGTTGTACGTGTTCGACAGCAGTTTCGACGGAAGCATCAAACACAAAGACGACATATTGGGCGTGCTATCCCTCATCATTTACACCTTCGTTTTGATACCCATGATCAAATACGTCTTCATCGTTTTATGGGCTAATGACAATGGCGATG GAGGAACGTTTGCACTATATTCCTTGATATGCCGGTACGCAAAAGTGGGGCTGATCCCAAACGATCAACCCGAGGATCGGCAGCTCTCGAACTACCGTCTTGACACGCCGTCAAACCAGCTGCGGCGGGCTCAGAAGATCAAACACGCACTCGAGAGAAGCCTGACTGCCAAGATCATCCTCTTCCTCGCAACAATCCTCGGAACTGCCATGGTCATCGGAGATGGCGTTCTCACTCCTTCCATCTCAGTTCTTTCCGCTGTTGAAGGAATCAAGGGGCTCGGCCAAG ATGCGGTTGTGTACATTTCAATAGCCATATTGATAATCCTCTTCAGCGTGCAACGCTTCGGAACTGACAAAATCGGGTACTCGTTTGCTCCGGCGGTTTGCACGTGGTTCATGCTGATAGCCGGGCTTGGCTTGTATAACTTGTTCAAACACGACATCACCGTCTTGCGCGCCTTCAATCCTGTATATATTATCGATTATTTCAAAAGGAACGGCAAAGAGGGATGGGTCTCTCTAGGAGGGGTCGTTCTCTGCATCACCG GAACCGAAGCCATGTTTGCAGATCTAGGCCACTTTAATGTACCTGCTGTCCAA ATGAGTTTCTCAGGAATTGTGTTTCCATCTCTTCTGACGGCATACATTGGACAAGCTGCATATCTTTCCAAGTTCCCGGATCATATTGGCCGCACATTCTACGACTCTGTACCAG ATCCTTTGTACTGGCCTACATTCGTGGTGGCGAACGCTGCGGCCATCATCGCGAGTCAGGCTATGATATCGGGGGCGTTTGCGATCATCTCCCAGTCGCTGAGCCTGAGCTGCTTCCCAAGGGTGAAGGTGGTCCACACCTCTGCCAAATACGAGGGGCAGGTCTACATCCCCGAGATCAACTACCTTCTCATGATCGCCTGCGTCCTCGTCACCTACGGCTTCAAAACCACCGAAAAGATAGGGCACGCTTATGGTATTGCGGTGGTTGCTGTGATGGTCATAACCACACTAATGGTGACCCTGATCATGCTGATGATATGGAAGACCAAAATCTGGTGGATTTTGTCCTTCTTCATCGTGTTCATGTCTTTGGAGATGTTGTATTTCTCATCAGTGCTGTACAAATTCACTCAGGGAGGTTATCTCCCATTAGCCCTATCTATAGTGCTGATGACCATGATGGCCATCTGGCACTACGCCCAGCAGAAGCGCTACGTTTTCGAGCTCGGGAACAAGGTCTCCTCCGGGCACGTCCAG GAGCTGGTGAAGAGCAATGGTGTGGCCAGGCTCCCCGGCATCGGCCTCCTGTACTCGGAGCTGGTGCAGGGGATCCCTCCGATGTTCCCTCACTTCATCTCCAACATCCCTTCGATGCACAATGTTGTAATCTTCGTCTCCATTAAGTCCATCCCCATCAGCAAGGTCGCTCGCGAGGAGCGTTTCCTCTTCCGCCAGGTGGAGCCCCTCGACGCCAGGATATTCCGGTGCGTCGTCCGGTACGGATACAAGGATCTAATCGAGGAGTCCGACGAGTTCGAGCGGCAATTGGTCGACAATCTCAAAGAGTTCATCAGGCACGAGCATTTCATGAATACGACCGCCGCTTCCGAtcaacaccaccaccaccacgcTCCGATTATCGCTGAGTCCAGTCCGATTGCTAGGAAATCGACTTCCTCCGTGGTCCACGTGGAGGAGGCGCTGCATGCTCCGCCGCGAGTCTCGTCGGCGTCGATCCAGTCGTTCGGCGCGGGAAGGTCGGCGAATTCGTCGGATGGGGTGAGGACGGTGGCGGTTCCGAGCGGGGCGGAGGAGGAGACGAGGGCGGTGGAGGCGGCGATGGAGCAGGGGGTGTTCTACCTGATTGGAGAGGTGGAGGTGGTGGCGGCGCAGGAGTCGTCGTGGATGAAGAAGTTTGTGATAAACTATGCTTACAGTTTTCTGAGGAAGAATTTCAGGCAGGGGGAGAAGATGCTGGCGATACCAAGAAACAGGCTTCTTAGGGTTGGAATGACCTATGAAGTGTGA